CCGGGATTTGCCCATCTTTGGTCTTGTCTGGCTTACGTAAGTTCCTTCACCCATTGTGTGAATCGCTTTCCACGTTCTTCAAAGTCAATAAATTCATCAAAACTCGTGCCACCAGGGGAGAGCAGGACGATATCGCCCGGTTCTACTCGTTCAGCGGCTTTTTGAACAGCTTCTTCCAGTCCGGCGCAGCAATCAATTGTGTATGGCCGTTGATCGGGGATAACTTCGCCTATTGCATCGCAGATCAGATCCACAGTCTCACCAAAGACGACCAAATGATCCACTTTTTGATGGACTAGGTTGGCGAATTTACCCCAGGGCAGGTCTTTATCCCGTCCTCCGGCCAGCAATATGATCGGCCGGTCAAAGGAATTGATAGCGGCAATGGCCCGTTCCGGCGCAGTGGCGATGGAGTCGTTGTACCAATCGGCCCCGCCCCATTCCCGGATGAATTCCAGGCGGTGGGGGATGCCGGTGAAGTTTACAATGCCTTCATAGATAGCTTGCATTGAGAAGGAGGCCGCAGCGGAGATGGCAATGGCAGCCAGGATGTTATAGAGGTTATGTGTCCCGGGCAGGATGATCTGATCCGCTTTGATGATCTTGGCGATCTGGCCGCTGGCCTGCAGATAGAGCTTGCCCCGTTTATAGAAGGTCGCATCCTGTTTGTTATGAGGTTCATTCACGCCGAAGGTGATCAGACGACCTTTGATCTCGTTATAGATCTTGCGGGATTGGGTATCATCCCGGTTGAGGATCGCAATGTCATCCGGCCCCTGGTGGGTCAGGATGTTAGACTTGGCGGATGTATAAGCTGCCATCGTCTTATGGCGATCCAGGTGGTTCGGCGTCAGGTTCAGGATCACAGCGATATGCGGAGATTTGGTCATGATCTCCAACTGGAAACTCGAAAGTTCCATCACTGCAATGTCATCTTCCTTTATCTGATCCAGATATTGGATCAGCGGGTTGCCGATATTACCGCCGACCCAGGCTTTGTTATTGGGCTTGCGCTGCTGGTAATGCAGCTTGGCGATTTCACCCACCAAGGCAGTCGTGGTGGATTTCCCGGCGGACCCGGTGATCCCGATCACGGGGCAGGGGGTCTCTTCCAGGAAAATTTGGGAGTCATTTGAAAGCGGGATTCCCCGGTTCTCGGCTTCAAGCACTATCGGCAAATCCAGCGGTACGCCACCGGATAGGCAGACCAGATCAGTGCCTTCCAATATCTCAAAGGGATGGCCACCTGTCACCCAGGTGATATCCAGATCGGAGAGTTCCTGTTTGGTTTCAGCTAACAGGCTGTCCTCTCGGCGGTCATTGAGGATGACCCTGGCGCCTTTTTGTGCCAGATAGCGTGAAAGCGCTAACCCCTGACGGGCTGCGCCAATCATCACGACTTGTTTTCCGTTCCAATCTATCATCTACTTACTCCACCAGAATTAAGGCTATGCCTAACATGGCACAGACCAGGCTGACCAACCAGAAGCGTTGCACGACTTGCGTTTCGCTCCATCCCAGTAACTCAAAATGGTGATGCAGCGGGGCCATCTTGAAGAACCGCTTGCCTTTGGTCAGTTTGAAATAGCTCACTTGAATAACAACGCTCAGCGCTTCGCTGACGGGGATGACGGCGATCAGGGGGATAATCAGCCACTGACCGGTCATCAAGGCGACCACGCCGAGGGTGGCGCCAAGCGCCAGAGAGCCGGTATCGCCCATGAACAGCAGGGCGGGATGGACATTGAACCATAAAAAGCCAAACAGGGCGCCAACTAACGAGAAGCAGAACCTTGCCAGGAAAGATTGCCCCTGAACGAGGGCAACCATCCCAAAGGCGGCGAAGGCTGTGACCGAGATCAAACCGGCCAGGCCATCGAGCCCATCGGTGAAGTTCACAGCATTCGACATTCCTACGATGATCAACACCGCAATCGGGATGTAGAACGGGCCAAGGTTGATGGCTTCTTCCCAGGTGAACCAATAGAACTGCGGAACGACGAGAATATCTCGAAGCACGAATGCGATTCCAATGGCGAAGATCACCTGGATGATGAATTTGGTGCTGGCACGCATTCCAAGACCGCGCCGAGGGCCACGAATGCCTTCCCAGTCGTCGATCATACCCAGGAGGGCATAGGCCCACATGGTGAGCACGGGGAGCAGCACCGAACGCCCCAACAGGTTGAAGCCGAAAATGGATACCGCGTTGAATAAGATCGTCAACAGGGTGACCGGGAGCATAAACATGATCCCACCCATCGTTGGTGTGCCCATTTTTACGAAATGCTGGTCTGGACCATCTTGGCGCACGATTTTGCCAATCCGCCAGACTTTGAGCAAGCGGATCAGTGGATCTCCCCAAATTACGGTCATCAAAAAGCTCAGACCGCTGACGGCGATGATAACGGAGGTATTCTCCATTATTTTCTCCCTTCCAATGCGGCCAGAATCTTGGTCATTCGCATACTATTTGAACCTTTGATTAGTACGGTATCGCCATCTTGAACCAGTTGGATGGCGGGTTCGCAGGCGGTTTGGGCATCAGGATACCACTGCAGGTGGGCTTCATTGAAGCCGTTCTCCAGGGCGGCTTTGGCAGTCTTTTTTGACCTGGGGCCGACCAAAATCAACTGATCTGCGGCTGTGGCAGCCACTTTGCCGACAGATTGGTGCCCGGAGGTCTCATATTGCCCCAGTTCGAGCATATCTCCCAGGATGGCGACCCGGCGGCCGGATAAATTCTGCAGCAATTCCAGGGCTGCGACGGTGGATTCGGGGGCTGCATTATAGGTATCATCCAGAATGGTGATATCACCGGGCAGGTTCACCCGGCGCATACGGATATCTACCTGAGCGCTGCCCAATCCGGCTTCAATTACCGGCCATTCCATTCCTTCCGCCAAAGCGACACCTACGGCCCGAAGGATTGTATAAACGGAGAACTCTCCCATCAGTGGGGAGTGGATTTTATGGGATGTTTCCCGGTAATTCAATACGCAGGAAAGGCCATCCAGTCCATGTGATTGGATACTGCTGGCCGAGAGGTTCGCATCACCTTTGATCCCATAGGAGAGGACTTTCGCCTGAGTTCTGCCGAACATGTACAGCACCCAGGGATCGTCACTGTTCAGCACGGCCACGCCTTTAGGCGCTGGCGGCAGGGATTCAACCAATTCTGCTTTACCTTTGGCGATGATTTCCTGTGAGCCGGCCCGTTCTGCGTGAACGGTGCCAATATTGGTGACGACGCCGACCTGGGGTTGGGCGATCTCGCACAGCAGGTGAATCTCACCCGGAACGTAGAAGCCCATTTCCAAAACGGCATAATCATGCTCGGGGCCAAGTTCTAACAGAGTCAGGGGCAGGCCAATCTCGTTATTGCGGTTGCCTGCGTTTTTCAATACGTTGTATTTTTGTGATAGCAGGCTGGCAATCAACTCTTTGGTTGAGGTTTTGCCCACACTGCCGGTGATTCCAATCACACGCACGTCATGGATACTGCGCCAGTAAGCTGCGACTTTCTGCAGTGCGCTGAGAGCATCATCCACCCGTAAACAGAGCGGGAAGGCGATTTCTTCCACAACGGGCAGGGTTTGGCCGGGTCGCAGGTCCAGAATATTGAATGCTGCACCCATATCCTGATCAACCAGGGCCAGTACTGCGCCTTTATCGAAGGCGGCCTGCACAAAGTCATGTCCATTGACATTTTCGCCGGGCAGGGCAATGAAGAGGCTGCCAGAGCGAGCGTCGCGCGAATCGATCACCACGCTGCTGATGTGTATCTTCAGCGGGCTGATCTC
This Chloroflexota bacterium DNA region includes the following protein-coding sequences:
- a CDS encoding UDP-N-acetylmuramoyl-tripeptide--D-alanyl-D-alanine ligase; its protein translation is MIQLNDIILALTNEEISPLKIHISSVVIDSRDARSGSLFIALPGENVNGHDFVQAAFDKGAVLALVDQDMGAAFNILDLRPGQTLPVVEEIAFPLCLRVDDALSALQKVAAYWRSIHDVRVIGITGSVGKTSTKELIASLLSQKYNVLKNAGNRNNEIGLPLTLLELGPEHDYAVLEMGFYVPGEIHLLCEIAQPQVGVVTNIGTVHAERAGSQEIIAKGKAELVESLPPAPKGVAVLNSDDPWVLYMFGRTQAKVLSYGIKGDANLSASSIQSHGLDGLSCVLNYRETSHKIHSPLMGEFSVYTILRAVGVALAEGMEWPVIEAGLGSAQVDIRMRRVNLPGDITILDDTYNAAPESTVAALELLQNLSGRRVAILGDMLELGQYETSGHQSVGKVAATAADQLILVGPRSKKTAKAALENGFNEAHLQWYPDAQTACEPAIQLVQDGDTVLIKGSNSMRMTKILAALEGRK
- a CDS encoding phospho-N-acetylmuramoyl-pentapeptide-transferase, whose protein sequence is MENTSVIIAVSGLSFLMTVIWGDPLIRLLKVWRIGKIVRQDGPDQHFVKMGTPTMGGIMFMLPVTLLTILFNAVSIFGFNLLGRSVLLPVLTMWAYALLGMIDDWEGIRGPRRGLGMRASTKFIIQVIFAIGIAFVLRDILVVPQFYWFTWEEAINLGPFYIPIAVLIIVGMSNAVNFTDGLDGLAGLISVTAFAAFGMVALVQGQSFLARFCFSLVGALFGFLWFNVHPALLFMGDTGSLALGATLGVVALMTGQWLIIPLIAVIPVSEALSVVIQVSYFKLTKGKRFFKMAPLHHHFELLGWSETQVVQRFWLVSLVCAMLGIALILVE
- the murD gene encoding UDP-N-acetylmuramoyl-L-alanine--D-glutamate ligase; protein product: MIDWNGKQVVMIGAARQGLALSRYLAQKGARVILNDRREDSLLAETKQELSDLDITWVTGGHPFEILEGTDLVCLSGGVPLDLPIVLEAENRGIPLSNDSQIFLEETPCPVIGITGSAGKSTTTALVGEIAKLHYQQRKPNNKAWVGGNIGNPLIQYLDQIKEDDIAVMELSSFQLEIMTKSPHIAVILNLTPNHLDRHKTMAAYTSAKSNILTHQGPDDIAILNRDDTQSRKIYNEIKGRLITFGVNEPHNKQDATFYKRGKLYLQASGQIAKIIKADQIILPGTHNLYNILAAIAISAAASFSMQAIYEGIVNFTGIPHRLEFIREWGGADWYNDSIATAPERAIAAINSFDRPIILLAGGRDKDLPWGKFANLVHQKVDHLVVFGETVDLICDAIGEVIPDQRPYTIDCCAGLEEAVQKAAERVEPGDIVLLSPGGTSFDEFIDFEERGKRFTQWVKELT